CCGTTTGGATTGGATTAGCGCAGACGCTTGATCAAGCAACGGTGCAAGTGCGCGATCGCGGCTGTGGGATTCCGCCCCAACACCAATCCCGCATTTTCGATCGTTTCTACCGCGTCGATGAAACCCGGACTCGTGCCACCGGAGGCTGTGGCCTGGGGCTGGCGATCGCCAAAACCCTGGTCGAAGGTATGAAGGGGACAATCACGGTCGATTCTATCCCTGGCGAGGGCACAACGTTTACCATCACCTTACCCACCACCTCCGTAAACCATGACACAACCCCGTATCCTAGTCGTTGAAGACGAAGAAAAATTAGCTCGGTTTGTAGAACTGGAACTAACCTACGAGGGCTACCAAGTTACGGTGGCAAACGATGGCCTCACCGGACTCACCACCGCCCGCGACATCAATCCCGACCTCGTGATTCTCGATTGGCTCATGCCGGGATTAACCGGACTAGAGGTATGCCGCCGACTGCGGGCAACTGGCAACAAGGTTCCAGTGATTCTCCTGACTGCAAAGGATGACGTCAGCGATCGCGTAGCTGGCCTAGATGCCGGAGCCGATGACTATGTGGTGAAGCCCTTCAGCATTGAGGAACTGTTAGCACGAGTCCGTGCCCATCTGCGGCGGAGCAGCGACGAGGAAAGTGGCGATGTCCTCCGGTTTGATGACCTCATGCTGAACCGCAAAACCCGCGATGTCAAACGGGGCGATCGCTCCATCGAACTCACTGCCAAAGAGTTTGATTTGTTAGAATATTTAATGGCGAATCCTCGTCAGGTCTTAACGCGCGATCGCATCCTCGAAAAGGTCTGGGGGTACGATTTTATGGGCGATTCCAACATTATTGAGGTCTACGTCCGTTACTTACGATTGAAACTAGAAGCCGAGGATGAGAAACGCCTGATCCAAACGGTGCGCGGTGTGGGCTATGTGCTGAAGGATTAGGGGCGATTCTGCTTTGCAGAGGCTCCGCCAACGCCCGTCTCTGCTCAAAGATCTCAGGACTTACGCAATTGGGCGATCGCTGTCGTGAAGCATTATTGAATCTCTCTCTGTCGAAGACCACGAAGCCCTAATCACTATCCTTCAAAAACGCCTCATCGATCGCTGTCGTGCTGAAATTCCTGCTCACATCACCCAAGCTAAAGCCGAACACCAGTCAGGGCAGGTTTTTCGGGGTTCGATTGCAGACGCGATTGCCGAACTCATCCGCTGATTACCGTTGCATGGCTCCAAACTGCGATCGCACGTGCTGCTGTTGGATTTACAGGGATTTATAGCGCTAGCCATATCGGTTAGGACATTTTGGTGGGGCGGCGAAGCCGCCCCACCAAAATGTCCATGTCCTAAGCTAGCTGGCAACAGCTATAGAATAGGAGCACGGACGATTATTAGGCGTTGATATGACTCAGAGCATCGCAGCCAGAAAGGTTAAGTTGCATGACCTAAAAATCAGGTTTGGGCTACAAAAGACCCAAGATGAGGCATTTTTTTCAGAATGGCTCAATGACTTACCGGAACTGACAGCAGCAGAACAGCAAGCACTGGATCGGATCAAGCGCAATTATCTTTATTTGCTGGAATATCCAGT
This Synechococcales cyanobacterium T60_A2020_003 DNA region includes the following protein-coding sequences:
- a CDS encoding response regulator transcription factor; the protein is MTQPRILVVEDEEKLARFVELELTYEGYQVTVANDGLTGLTTARDINPDLVILDWLMPGLTGLEVCRRLRATGNKVPVILLTAKDDVSDRVAGLDAGADDYVVKPFSIEELLARVRAHLRRSSDEESGDVLRFDDLMLNRKTRDVKRGDRSIELTAKEFDLLEYLMANPRQVLTRDRILEKVWGYDFMGDSNIIEVYVRYLRLKLEAEDEKRLIQTVRGVGYVLKD